GGGGTGCGCCGCAACCCTTCCGGTGCTCTGCGCGACGACGAGATATTGGATCCGGCGCAAATCGCGTACTTGATCAAGCGCCCTCAGGCGGCCACGCCGGACGCGGACACCGCCCCGCGCTGGCTGCTGTTTTTGCGCAGCTTGTTTTGCGGCCTGTACACGGTCGACAACATGGACTTCGTGCTACGCGACGCGTACATGTCCGGCTATTCGACCCGCGCCTTCGATCTGGATCGCCTGCTGCATTACAGCTTTTTCAGCGACGCCGGTTTAACGATCCACGCCCGCGGCGTGCCGGCTCTGGTGCGCTTTGTCGCGGCTCGGGCCGAGCTGTTTCGCTCGATCTATTTCCACCGGACGGTGCGCGCCATCGATTTGACGCTGGCCGACCTGTTCGCCGAAAGCGGCGCATACCTCTTTCCGGGCGATCCGCTTGCGCACCTGGATGATTACCAGCGCTTTACGGAATGGTCGCTGCTGGTCGACGTAGCCCGCTGGTCTGAGAGCGAGGACCCGACACGCCGTGCTTTGGGCGATCGCTGGCGCGATCTCCTCTCACGGCGGCTGCGGTGGCGGATGGCGTGCGAACGGACGGTCTTCTTCGATCCATGGGCCGGCGAGCAGGGGAGCATCTTCAGCCGGCCCGAATTCTTCGAGCGTGCGCTGCGCGACGCTCTGCCGAGCGATCTGCGCGAGCTGCCGTTACGCGTCGATCTGGCGCGGCACGTCAATCGGCCTGGCACGCGCGGGCCGGCCGCCGGCCAGAACTTCTTGTTTGATGAAGCGCGCGGCAAGCCGCGAGTTCTCGCCGATAGCGAGCTGTTCCGGCAGATCCCTTTTAGCTATCGCATCTGCCGCGTCTATTGCGAGACGCACCAGCACGACGCGGTACTTGCCCGGGCCCTCGATACGCTCGTCGGCCCTGGCGCGGCCGATGATACGACGAACATGTAGCCGGCCGATCCGCGCGAGCATACGAAGCTCGGCCGGATCGATCCTAATGGCCTTCGACCGGTTCAACGACTGCCGGCGGAGCATGTGCTGATCCGGTTGGTCCCGGCGCGTGCCCCTTGGGAGCAAACACCAGCACCATGACCGCGCCCATCGCCACGATCACCAGGCCAGCAAGAAAGAGCGGGCTGACGTCCTTCCACGCGCCGGCCATGTAGATCGTGAGGAACGCGTTGATTACCGGAGCACAGCCGAAAACCAGCGGCATGACGTAGCTTGGCTTGCCGCCAAAGTTGAAAGCCAAAATGATACCCAGCGCGCCGATGGCGCCCGCCACGCCGCCACCGGAACTCCACACGATGCCCGAGAACGTCCAATCCCCCTTTTCACCGCGCGTGTACAACCAGAACAGCGGCACCACCACCGCGATCACGAAATACGCCATGCCGACGCACAAGAGCGGCCGCAGCCGGCTCCCGTCCATCGCCGTCTGGCCACGGTGCAAGACGGGGCCATAAGCACCCCAGCACAAGGCTGTGAGCGCGATCGAAGCAAAACGCAGAATAAAATCGAGATTCATCGGCCGCACTCCGCGCGAAAAAGTTAGGGTGCCGGCGCTCGCGCCGGTCGCGCCCAAGTCTAGCAGATGACCCGCGGCCGTGCAGGAGCGGCGGGAATGGCCGCGCAGCAACGAATCCTATAACCGACCCTGCGACCCGGTAGGCACAAAGAACCCGCCTCGGCAAAGGCGAGCTACAGAAAGGCCGCGGCGAAGCGACTTCAGCTCTCCCGCAGCGCCAGGGGCTCGGCCCCCGCCTCTTCCAGCACGCGGGCCGCTTGCTCCAGCCGCGCTTGCCCCGCCGGATTGCGATCTTCGGCGGCCACCAGAATCTTGCCGCGCACTACGGCCTGATCATAGTAGTCGGCCAGTTCGCGTTCGACGCCGCGCGTCATCATGGCGCCGATCAAACCGCCGACGATGCCTCCGGCCCAGGCCGACGCTCCGCCCGCGGCCAAAAGGCCGATACCGCCCGTCGCCACGGTGCCGATCACGGCCGACATACCACCAAGCACGGCGCCGATGGCGCCTCCCACGGCCGCCGCCGTACCCGTATGAGCGCCGGCAGGATCTTCGTGGTGATACTCGCGAAAGTGCGCCGCCTTCCAATCCTCGGAACAAACGACCGTGATCTGGTCGCTTGTGTACCCCAGGTTCAGCAAACCGTGAACCGCCTGGTCGGCCTCTCGAATGGTGGAAAAAATGCCGACCCGAATCGGCTGGTCGAGTTGTGCGGGCGTTTTCATGGCATTCTTTCCTTCTGGGCATTGCCCCTGAAGTGCGACAGCTCTTTACTCAATTCTAGGGCGCTGCGTTCTTCCCGCCAAATTCGCAATAGACGTGCCACACCCGCGAGAATTGCCCCCTTTCTTGCATGCGCGAAGCCCCCGCGAGAAGTAAGATGCTCGCGGGTGGTCGCAAGTAAGCCAACGAATTCGTCAGACGACCACGTTTTTGACTTCAGGATTGGCTGCCGCTTCATTGTCCGTAAATCGCCGGGCGGTTTTTCCACACCGGCACGACGGCGGCACCATCCGTTACCTGCCCATCCGATCGAGGAGTTAGCAACGCGATGCACGATGTCTCCTGGGGAGGGGTTGTGACCATCGCGATTATGTTCGCGATCTTTCTTGCGATCGGCGCCTGGGCCGGCCGCAAGGTGCATCACTCGCCCGGCGAGTTGCTGCTGGCCGGGCGCGGGATGCCGCTGTGGGTCGCCGTGCTGACGACGACCGCCACCTGGGTCGACGGCGGCTACCTGCTCGGCACCGTCGAGAAGACACAAACGGGTCTCGCCGCCGGATTGCAGGGGGGCGTCTGCTTCGGCGTGAGCCTGATCCTGGGAGGATTCCTCTTTGCGGGCCGGATGCGTCGCCTGGAGTTCACCACGCTGATCGATCCGTTCGAATCGCGCTTCGGACGCGGCTGGGCCGCGGTACTGTTTCTGCCCGCCATGTTCGGCGAACTGTTCTGGAGCGCAGAGCTGTTGGTGGCGATCGGGGCCACGTGCGGGACGATCTTGAACATCGATTTGACGACGGCCATCGTCGCCTCGGCGGTCGTGGTGACGGCTTACACCGTGATCGGTGGCATGTGGAGCGTGGCGTACACCGACGTGTTTCAGATTGCGCTGGTACCGATCGGCATGCTGGCCGCGATCCCTTTCGCGCTCGCGAGCGTCGGCGGAATGAACGCAGCTTGGGGCGACTACATCGCGCAGATGGGCGCACGCGCGGCGCCGTTCGTACCACTGGCCAGCCATGATCCCGCCTGGCCGCTGGCCAGTCGCGTGGCCTGGTGGGAGCTGACCGTGATGCTTGTGTTGGGGGGTATCCCTTGGAATTGCTATTTCCAGCGCGTGCTGTCCTGTCGCACGGTCCCGCAAGCGCGGTGGCATTCGGTGCTGGCCGGCGTACTGACGATTGCCCTGACGGC
Above is a window of Pirellulales bacterium DNA encoding:
- a CDS encoding HD domain-containing protein — protein: MAGQWTSESCWQIILAMRDYQNEGLTHDPLHGYIPFTSGSIAGETTERQLIDHPWLQRLRQIHQLQTAWWVFPAAEHTRFQHVIGVMHVASRAVAALYASLAEACPDVPSRGYVESLMRLAGLLHDVGHGPFGHFFDAHYLARFGHTHETIGASIICDELGDLLRGVRRNPSGALRDDEILDPAQIAYLIKRPQAATPDADTAPRWLLFLRSLFCGLYTVDNMDFVLRDAYMSGYSTRAFDLDRLLHYSFFSDAGLTIHARGVPALVRFVAARAELFRSIYFHRTVRAIDLTLADLFAESGAYLFPGDPLAHLDDYQRFTEWSLLVDVARWSESEDPTRRALGDRWRDLLSRRLRWRMACERTVFFDPWAGEQGSIFSRPEFFERALRDALPSDLRELPLRVDLARHVNRPGTRGPAAGQNFLFDEARGKPRVLADSELFRQIPFSYRICRVYCETHQHDAVLARALDTLVGPGAADDTTNM
- a CDS encoding sodium:solute symporter family protein, whose amino-acid sequence is MTIAIMFAIFLAIGAWAGRKVHHSPGELLLAGRGMPLWVAVLTTTATWVDGGYLLGTVEKTQTGLAAGLQGGVCFGVSLILGGFLFAGRMRRLEFTTLIDPFESRFGRGWAAVLFLPAMFGELFWSAELLVAIGATCGTILNIDLTTAIVASAVVVTAYTVIGGMWSVAYTDVFQIALVPIGMLAAIPFALASVGGMNAAWGDYIAQMGARAAPFVPLASHDPAWPLASRVAWWELTVMLVLGGIPWNCYFQRVLSCRTVPQARWHSVLAGVLTIALTAPPVVLGIAAFSYEGWNDADRAILDERPTMALPMLLRETAPPLVAMLGLGAIVGAVTSSFSASILSAGSMFSWNVFHRLRGARDSTTTLRRVIRVSIVALGSAATVMALDAQSVAALWFFTADLVFVLLFPQLLCALFDPRANRAGSVVAFVISLVLRLGSGIPEFGLPAFIPYAELSSRVTGQDPGEWYDLATGQSVFPARVLAAVVGLIVLPLVSRVTAGWDAPRVLGRVET